From a single Georhizobium profundi genomic region:
- a CDS encoding ComEC/Rec2 family competence protein, which produces MSVRQALDEERGHGALFLWASAFFATGAALWRILPSDPPFVATLGLTIAVGLAAALTASRLRNVLAALCMILAGLASAAAEADRRSITVLDSPVVTTISGRVLSREIDEEGRWRYLVEVKSTHDPTLRRPPERVRLLARSDHPDIEIGASIIGLARLAPPSGPAMPGTFDFAFNSYFAGIGAFGFFYGPPGIMPGDQVEEGYADRIARWTTELRETIAFRIKEVIPGDAGAVAAAMTVSDRRAISEETNEAFRITGLAHILSISGLHMSLAAALMFTGLRLGFALVPGVAQTWPVKKFAALGAIGTSTFYLLISGAVISAQRAWIMVVVMLVAILLDRAALTMRNVAIAAFLILLITPSAVTSPGFQMSFAATAALIAAYGGWAARNRNKTPDFTTSKPSFVWRWTLLILGLAVTSLIAGAATGIFSAHHFHRMSSYGMIANVVAMPVISVIVMPFGTLALLTMPLGLDAIFLMIMGLGLEAVIAIGHHVAAYGDGFATGKIPGAVTALLSLALLILVFTRTWLRSTALIPVLAAALIMAADLRADPPLLLIAEDARLAAILREDGLATNRARPSSFIFDQWATATRLATHIPPAVVLDEQTELPAEETTTEPVLPDAEIDPAIAYGTMRRAVLELEDGQMEGVFRCRRGAFCIARLGNGTIVAWLEEPAYVGPACDMTDIAIIPIPLSMRQCRSGAKLFTARTLRETGAIAVYAASTGEGFAANEARAAGTGSGAQFDPQPTFRFEQSAGRMRAWTRHRYYDWRTGSFTEPGGDASSVNTHMSEDRRAADSIDQ; this is translated from the coding sequence TTGAGTGTCAGGCAGGCACTTGATGAGGAGCGAGGCCACGGCGCGCTGTTTCTCTGGGCCTCCGCCTTCTTCGCGACAGGTGCCGCGCTCTGGCGCATTCTGCCAAGCGATCCGCCGTTTGTTGCAACGCTTGGGCTCACCATCGCTGTGGGATTGGCCGCGGCACTCACGGCCAGCCGACTGAGGAACGTGCTCGCCGCGCTGTGCATGATCCTGGCGGGGTTGGCCTCCGCAGCAGCGGAGGCGGATCGCCGCTCCATCACCGTTCTGGATAGTCCCGTGGTCACCACGATCTCCGGCCGGGTGCTGTCGCGGGAAATCGATGAAGAGGGTCGCTGGCGTTACCTGGTCGAAGTCAAGTCCACGCATGACCCCACGCTACGCCGGCCGCCCGAACGGGTGCGACTTTTGGCGCGCAGCGACCATCCCGATATCGAAATCGGTGCGTCGATCATCGGCCTGGCGCGACTTGCGCCACCGTCCGGTCCCGCGATGCCCGGCACGTTCGATTTTGCCTTCAACTCCTATTTCGCCGGCATCGGTGCTTTCGGCTTTTTCTACGGCCCGCCCGGGATCATGCCCGGTGATCAGGTCGAAGAAGGCTACGCCGACCGGATCGCCCGATGGACGACCGAACTCCGCGAAACGATCGCGTTTCGGATCAAGGAGGTGATCCCGGGAGACGCGGGCGCCGTTGCAGCCGCAATGACCGTATCCGACCGTCGGGCGATCTCCGAGGAGACCAACGAAGCCTTCCGCATCACCGGGCTTGCCCACATCCTGTCCATTTCCGGCCTGCACATGTCGCTGGCCGCAGCCCTGATGTTCACCGGGTTGCGGCTCGGCTTCGCACTCGTGCCGGGCGTCGCCCAGACCTGGCCGGTGAAGAAATTCGCAGCGCTCGGCGCCATTGGCACCTCCACCTTCTACCTGCTGATTTCCGGAGCCGTCATATCCGCACAGCGCGCCTGGATCATGGTCGTCGTCATGCTGGTCGCGATATTGCTCGACCGGGCTGCGCTGACCATGCGCAATGTCGCGATCGCCGCATTTCTCATCCTCCTGATCACACCGTCGGCGGTGACATCGCCCGGCTTCCAGATGTCTTTTGCGGCAACTGCCGCACTCATTGCCGCCTATGGCGGCTGGGCCGCGCGCAACAGGAACAAGACGCCTGATTTCACGACCTCGAAACCCAGCTTCGTCTGGCGCTGGACGCTGCTGATCCTCGGTCTGGCCGTGACGTCGCTGATTGCCGGCGCGGCGACGGGGATCTTCTCGGCGCATCATTTCCACCGCATGTCGAGCTACGGAATGATCGCCAATGTGGTCGCGATGCCGGTCATCTCGGTCATCGTCATGCCATTCGGTACTCTTGCGCTGCTGACGATGCCACTCGGTCTCGACGCGATTTTCCTGATGATCATGGGACTTGGCCTGGAGGCCGTCATCGCCATCGGCCATCATGTTGCCGCCTATGGCGATGGTTTCGCCACGGGGAAGATCCCCGGAGCCGTTACGGCGCTTCTGTCGCTGGCGCTGCTCATCCTGGTCTTCACACGAACATGGCTGCGGAGCACCGCTTTGATACCCGTGCTGGCCGCTGCCCTCATTATGGCGGCCGACCTGCGCGCCGATCCACCCTTGCTGCTGATTGCCGAGGACGCTCGGCTGGCCGCGATCCTGCGCGAGGACGGCCTGGCAACCAACCGAGCGCGTCCGAGCAGCTTCATCTTCGATCAATGGGCAACGGCAACCCGGCTTGCGACCCACATTCCGCCAGCCGTCGTCTTAGATGAGCAGACTGAGCTTCCGGCAGAGGAAACGACGACCGAGCCGGTTCTGCCAGATGCCGAGATAGACCCCGCCATCGCCTATGGGACGATGCGCCGGGCTGTCCTCGAATTGGAAGACGGGCAAATGGAAGGCGTGTTCCGATGCCGCCGCGGCGCGTTCTGCATCGCCCGTCTCGGGAACGGAACCATCGTCGCGTGGCTGGAGGAGCCGGCCTATGTCGGTCCCGCATGCGACATGACCGATATCGCCATCATTCCGATACCGCTGTCGATGCGCCAATGCCGCTCCGGCGCGAAGCTCTTCACCGCCCGTACACTGCGTGAAACCGGCGCGATCGCCGTCTACGCGGCGTCGACGGGAGAAGGCTTCGCGGCGAACGAGGCGCGAGCGGCGGGCACGGGGTCGGGTGCACAATTCGACCCGCAGCCGACGTTCCGCTTCGAGCAGTCTGCCGGCCGAATGCGCGCCTGGACGCGGCACCGTTATTATGACTGGAGAACTGGCAGTTTTACCGAGCCTGGCGGGGATGCCTCTTCCGTCAACACACACATGAGCGAAGACAGAAGAGCTGCCGACAGCATCGATCAGTGA
- the gltX gene encoding glutamate--tRNA ligase: MSEGIVTRFAPSPTGYLHIGGARTALFNWLYAQNRGGKMLLRIEDTDRARSTDAAVDAILDGLSWLGLSWDGEPISQFERAERHREIAEELVKRGEAYYCYASAEELDAMREAQRAAGKPPRYDGRWRDRDASEAPKGVKPAIRIKAPRDGETLVRDKVQGDVRFPNADLDDFIILRSDGNPTYMLAVVVDDHDMGVTDIIRGDDHLTNAARQSIIYKAMDWDIPSMAHIPLIHGADGAKLSKRHGALGAEAYRAMGFLPEALTNYLVRLGWSHGDDEIMSTEQMIEWFDVSDINKGAARFDIKKLEALNGHYIRQADDARLVDSLIAILPEMEGGAYFIDRMTDERRAQLLAAMPGLKERAKTLVELADGARFLFDERPLQNDEKAATILAEGRPVLEGLLPELQALQSWEIESLDPIVRAYAEREGLKLGKVAQPLRAALTGRAVSPGVFDVLKVLGREESLGRIADQLG; this comes from the coding sequence ATGTCCGAAGGGATTGTCACCCGCTTCGCGCCTTCGCCCACTGGATACCTCCACATCGGCGGTGCGCGCACGGCGCTGTTCAACTGGCTCTATGCCCAGAACCGGGGCGGCAAGATGCTGCTGCGCATCGAGGACACCGATCGCGCACGCTCGACCGATGCTGCCGTCGACGCCATTCTGGATGGGCTGAGCTGGCTGGGGCTCTCCTGGGACGGCGAGCCGATCTCGCAATTCGAACGGGCCGAGCGCCACCGTGAGATTGCCGAGGAACTGGTGAAGCGTGGAGAGGCCTATTATTGCTATGCCTCGGCTGAGGAACTGGATGCCATGCGCGAGGCGCAGCGGGCTGCAGGCAAGCCGCCCCGCTACGACGGGCGCTGGCGCGACCGCGATGCCTCCGAAGCACCGAAAGGCGTGAAGCCGGCCATCCGCATCAAGGCACCGCGCGACGGCGAAACGCTTGTTCGCGACAAGGTTCAAGGCGATGTGCGCTTCCCGAATGCCGATCTGGACGATTTCATCATCCTGCGCTCCGACGGCAATCCGACCTATATGCTTGCCGTCGTCGTCGACGACCACGACATGGGCGTGACCGACATCATCCGCGGCGACGACCACCTGACGAATGCCGCGCGCCAGTCGATCATTTATAAGGCGATGGACTGGGACATTCCCTCCATGGCCCATATTCCGCTGATCCACGGCGCCGATGGCGCGAAGCTCTCCAAGCGCCACGGCGCTCTCGGTGCCGAAGCCTACCGCGCGATGGGTTTCCTGCCCGAAGCGCTCACCAACTATCTCGTGCGCCTCGGCTGGAGCCATGGCGATGACGAGATCATGTCGACCGAGCAGATGATCGAATGGTTCGACGTCTCCGATATCAACAAGGGTGCGGCCCGCTTCGACATCAAGAAGCTGGAAGCCTTGAACGGGCACTATATCCGCCAGGCCGATGACGCGCGGCTCGTCGACAGCCTTATCGCCATCCTTCCCGAGATGGAAGGCGGCGCCTATTTCATTGACCGCATGACGGACGAGCGCCGCGCTCAACTGCTAGCGGCGATGCCGGGGCTAAAGGAGCGCGCAAAGACTCTCGTCGAGCTCGCCGATGGCGCGCGCTTCCTGTTCGACGAGCGCCCGCTGCAGAACGACGAGAAGGCGGCGACGATTCTCGCCGAAGGTCGCCCGGTTCTCGAGGGTCTTCTTCCTGAGCTGCAGGCGCTTCAGTCCTGGGAAATCGAGTCGCTGGATCCGATCGTCCGCGCCTATGCGGAGCGCGAAGGACTCAAGCTCGGCAAGGTCGCCCAGCCTCTTCGCGCTGCACTCACGGGGCGGGCCGTTTCGCCCGGCGTGTTCGATGTTCTGAAGGTTTTGGGCCGCGAAGAGTCACTCGGTCGAATTGCCGATCAGCTCGGCTAA
- the gltA gene encoding citrate synthase yields the protein MTESAKLTVDGKEVDFPVRKGTIGPEVYDIAALYKHTGAFTYDPGFTSTASCESKITYIDGDEGVLLHRGYPIEQLAEHGDFLEVCYLLLYGELPTKAQKEDFDYRVTHHTMIHEQMSRFFTGFRRDAHPMAIMCGVVGALSAFYHDSTDITDPHQRMVASLRMIAKMPTIAAMAFKYHVGQPFVYPKNDLDYTSNFLRMCFAVPCEEYVVNPVLSRAMDRIFILHADHEQNASTSTVRLAGSSGANPFACIAAGIACLWGPAHGGANEAALNMLGEIGSVDRIPEFIARAKDKNDPFRLMGFGHRVYKNYDPRAKIMQKTTHEVLGELGIKDDPLLDVAMELERIALTDDYFVEKKLYPNIDFYSGITLKALGFPTTMFTVLFALARTVGWIAQWNEMIEDPSQRIGRPRQLYTGEPQREYVPVSKRN from the coding sequence ATGACTGAAAGCGCCAAACTGACCGTGGATGGCAAGGAAGTGGATTTTCCGGTCCGCAAGGGGACGATCGGCCCTGAAGTCTACGATATCGCCGCGCTCTACAAGCACACCGGCGCCTTTACCTACGATCCGGGCTTCACCTCGACCGCCTCTTGCGAATCCAAGATCACCTATATCGACGGCGACGAAGGTGTCCTGCTGCACCGCGGTTACCCGATCGAGCAGCTTGCCGAGCATGGCGACTTCCTCGAAGTCTGCTACCTGCTTCTCTACGGGGAACTGCCGACGAAGGCGCAAAAGGAAGACTTCGATTATCGCGTGACCCATCACACGATGATCCATGAGCAGATGTCGCGCTTCTTCACCGGCTTCCGCCGCGACGCGCATCCCATGGCCATCATGTGCGGCGTCGTTGGTGCTCTGTCCGCCTTCTACCACGACTCCACCGACATCACCGATCCGCACCAGCGCATGGTCGCGAGCCTCCGCATGATCGCGAAGATGCCGACGATCGCTGCGATGGCGTTCAAGTATCACGTCGGCCAGCCCTTCGTGTATCCGAAGAACGACCTCGACTACACGTCGAACTTCCTGCGCATGTGCTTTGCCGTTCCCTGCGAGGAATATGTGGTCAATCCAGTGCTGTCGCGCGCCATGGACCGCATCTTCATCCTGCATGCCGATCACGAGCAGAACGCATCGACCTCCACGGTTCGCCTCGCCGGCTCGTCGGGTGCAAATCCATTCGCCTGCATCGCGGCTGGCATTGCCTGCCTCTGGGGCCCCGCACATGGCGGCGCGAACGAAGCTGCGCTCAACATGCTCGGCGAAATCGGCTCGGTCGATCGCATTCCGGAATTCATCGCCCGCGCCAAGGACAAGAACGATCCGTTCCGTTTGATGGGCTTTGGCCACCGCGTCTACAAGAACTATGACCCGCGTGCCAAGATCATGCAGAAGACGACGCATGAGGTTCTCGGCGAGCTTGGCATCAAGGACGATCCGCTGCTCGACGTTGCCATGGAGCTGGAGCGCATCGCGCTCACCGACGACTATTTTGTCGAGAAGAAGCTCTATCCGAACATCGACTTCTATTCGGGCATCACCCTGAAGGCGCTCGGCTTCCCCACCACCATGTTCACGGTGCTGTTCGCACTGGCGCGCACCGTCGGCTGGATCGCCCAGTGGAACGAGATGATCGAGGATCCGTCCCAGCGCATCGGTCGTCCGCGTCAGCTCTATACGGGCGAGCCGCAGCGCGAGTACGTGCCGGTTTCCAAGCGCAACTAA
- a CDS encoding MarC family protein, with product MNYDLLLNALATIIVLIDPPGLAPIFLGLTNGMNRAQRFQVALRGCIIAAVLLSLFAVTGSAILSLLGITLGAFRIAGGLLLFWIAFEMIFEKRQERHETTAERAITQDHISNIAVFPLAIPLVAGPGAISAIILLSGSFQGPIERAELVGVILFCILILFGTLVVAERLDRFLGATGRMILTRLLGVILAALAVQFVIDGVGSIDIPLRS from the coding sequence ATGAACTACGATCTTCTCCTCAATGCGCTGGCGACCATCATCGTCCTCATCGATCCGCCAGGGCTCGCGCCGATCTTTCTTGGCCTGACCAACGGCATGAACAGGGCGCAGCGCTTTCAGGTTGCTCTGCGTGGCTGCATCATCGCTGCGGTCCTCCTCAGCCTGTTCGCCGTCACCGGTTCCGCCATTCTCTCGCTGCTCGGCATCACGCTTGGGGCATTCCGGATCGCTGGCGGGCTGCTTCTTTTCTGGATCGCGTTCGAGATGATTTTCGAGAAGCGGCAGGAGCGGCACGAGACAACCGCGGAACGCGCCATCACGCAGGACCATATCTCCAACATCGCCGTCTTTCCGCTGGCGATTCCACTCGTCGCGGGACCAGGAGCAATTTCAGCGATCATACTGCTTTCAGGCTCTTTCCAGGGACCGATCGAGCGCGCAGAACTCGTGGGCGTGATCCTCTTCTGCATTTTGATCCTATTCGGAACGCTGGTCGTCGCCGAAAGGCTGGATCGCTTTCTGGGCGCCACGGGCCGCATGATCCTGACACGGCTGCTGGGCGTCATTCTCGCAGCGCTGGCGGTGCAGTTTGTGATCGACGGGGTGGGCTCGATCGACATCCCGCTTCGATCATAA
- a CDS encoding DUF4168 domain-containing protein translates to MSLSLRALCVRHNSIKLLIRDEMKGNDLMMIKKYSIMALAAVSLALPATGLAVAQEAAPAQPQAEQPMAEQYSDDTLRSFATAFLQVDEVNREYTPRLQEATTPEEQEQIQAEASQQMVSIVEESDVTVQEYTSIMQAAQADPALAEKLTQYIGEASGGAPAPAQ, encoded by the coding sequence GTGTCGCTGTCGCTTCGCGCTTTGTGCGTGCGGCACAATTCTATCAAGTTGCTGATACGCGACGAGATGAAAGGGAACGACCTTATGATGATCAAAAAATATTCGATCATGGCGCTCGCGGCCGTGAGCTTAGCATTGCCGGCCACGGGCCTAGCCGTCGCACAAGAAGCGGCCCCAGCGCAGCCTCAGGCCGAGCAGCCCATGGCGGAGCAATATTCCGACGACACGCTTCGTTCCTTCGCCACGGCGTTCCTGCAGGTTGACGAGGTCAATCGCGAATACACCCCGCGTCTGCAGGAGGCGACGACGCCCGAGGAGCAGGAGCAGATCCAGGCGGAAGCCAGCCAGCAGATGGTGAGCATCGTCGAGGAGTCAGACGTCACGGTGCAGGAATACACGTCCATCATGCAGGCAGCGCAGGCTGATCCGGCATTGGCAGAAAAGCTTACCCAGTATATCGGCGAAGCATCGGGCGGCGCCCCGGCACCGGCGCAATAA
- the prfB gene encoding peptide chain release factor 2 (programmed frameshift): protein MRSETASVVDDIKQGLALLRRHLDWDQSVKRLDYLNHKSEDAALWNDPMEAQKLMRERQSLEDSITGIRALETSLEDNLGLIELGEEEGDDGVVREAEQLLKEMRAELDRRQIEALLAGEADSNDSYLEIHSGAGGTESQDWANMLLRMYTRWAERRKFKVEVMEVHDGEEAGIKSATLLIKGHNAYGWLKTESGVHRLVRISPFDSQARRHTSFSSVWVYPVIDDTIQIEINESDCRIDTYRSSGAGGQHVNTTDSAVRITHIPSGIVVQCQQERSQHKNREKAWNMLRARLYEAELKRREEAASATEATKTEIGWGHQIRSYVLQPYQLVKDLRTGVESTNPQEVLDGSVDAFMEAALAHRVHGGDETIEDVD from the exons ATGCGCTCCGAAACCGCATCCGTCGTCGACGACATCAAGCAGGGGTTGGCCCTGCTGAGGAGGCATCTT GACTGGGATCAATCCGTCAAACGCCTAGACTACCTCAATCACAAATCCGAAGACGCGGCCCTCTGGAACGACCCGATGGAAGCCCAGAAGCTGATGCGCGAGCGTCAGTCTCTCGAAGATTCCATCACCGGCATCCGGGCACTCGAAACGTCGCTGGAAGACAATCTCGGCCTCATCGAACTCGGTGAGGAAGAGGGCGACGATGGCGTCGTGCGCGAGGCCGAGCAACTCCTGAAGGAGATGCGTGCCGAACTCGATCGACGCCAGATCGAAGCGCTTCTCGCCGGCGAGGCCGACAGCAACGATAGCTATCTTGAAATTCACTCCGGCGCCGGCGGCACGGAGAGCCAGGACTGGGCGAACATGCTTTTGCGCATGTACACGCGCTGGGCCGAGCGACGGAAGTTCAAGGTCGAGGTCATGGAAGTGCATGACGGCGAAGAAGCGGGCATCAAGTCCGCGACGCTGCTGATCAAGGGCCACAATGCCTATGGCTGGCTGAAGACCGAGTCTGGCGTGCATCGCCTCGTCCGCATATCGCCGTTCGACAGCCAGGCACGCCGTCACACGTCGTTTTCGAGCGTCTGGGTCTATCCCGTCATCGACGATACGATCCAGATCGAGATCAACGAAAGCGACTGTCGCATCGACACCTATCGCTCGTCGGGCGCCGGCGGCCAGCACGTCAACACGACCGACTCGGCTGTGCGTATCACCCATATACCGAGTGGCATCGTGGTACAGTGCCAGCAGGAGCGCTCGCAGCACAAGAACCGTGAAAAAGCATGGAACATGCTGCGCGCTCGTCTTTACGAAGCTGAATTAAAGCGTCGGGAAGAAGCGGCAAGCGCCACCGAAGCGACGAAGACGGAGATCGGCTGGGGCCACCAGATCCGTTCTTACGTGCTGCAGCCCTATCAGCTGGTCAAGGATCTGCGGACCGGCGTGGAGAGCACCAACCCGCAGGAAGTGCTAGACGGCTCCGTCGACGCTTTCATGGAAGCCGCGCTCGCGCACCGGGTCCATGGCGGCGACGAGACGATCGAAGACGTCGACTGA
- a CDS encoding penicillin-binding protein 1A — translation MIRLIGYFFGIGTIFALIAAAAVAWYVVNVTEDLPDYEVLANYEPPVTTRFHAASGELMAEYARERRLFLPIQAIPDRVKAAFLSAEDKNFYSHPGIDPIGLARAIVVNVQNLGSGRRPVGASTITQQVAKNFLLSADQTIDRKVKEAILSFRIEQAYSKDRILELYLNEIFFGYGAYGIAGAALSYFDKSVNELTIAEAAYLAALPKAPSNYHPFRQTERAIERRDWVVDRMLENGYISVEEAREAKASPLGVEPSTGNSTLFASDYFAEEVRRQIISRYGQNALYEGGLSVRTTLNPQMHIAARQALHDGLIAYDESRGFRGPVDTVDISADWGVAMAEINELSDVPEWKLGVVLEANDAGATIGLKPRPTGSGEVGEDRETITLPAAGMEWAYRMNIDGQSSTARSPAGVLNPGDVVFVEEMGGENAGWRLRQPPEVQGALVAMDPHTGRVLALAGGFSYAQSEFNRATQAMRQPGSAFKPFVYAAALDNGYTPASVVMDAPIEVVSGNEVWRPKNYGGDAAGPSTLRLGIERSRNLMTVRLAQDMGMDLVAEYSERFGIYDNLMPYLPMSLGAGETTVLRLVSAYSVIANGGKAIEPSLIDRVQDRYGRTVFRHEERVCETCAANEWQGQEEPVIADNRQQVLDPMTAYQMTSMLEGVVTRGTAASAVNLGRPTAGKTGTTNEERDAWFVGYTPDLVTGVYMGFDNPRPMGRGSTGGGLAAPIFNAFMNDVLEGVPPADFRIPEGLNLIAIDRRTGMASNGQGGDVIMEAFKPGTGPAQDFFVIGNLDSYQSSEEIIQSSPQANRAVTSGAGGLY, via the coding sequence ATGATCAGACTGATTGGCTATTTCTTCGGGATCGGCACCATCTTCGCCCTTATCGCCGCAGCCGCCGTCGCCTGGTACGTCGTCAACGTGACCGAGGACCTTCCGGACTACGAAGTTCTGGCGAACTACGAGCCGCCCGTGACGACGCGGTTTCATGCCGCTTCGGGCGAGCTCATGGCAGAATATGCGCGTGAACGTCGGCTCTTCCTGCCGATTCAGGCCATTCCGGATCGGGTAAAGGCAGCGTTTTTGTCCGCAGAAGACAAGAATTTCTACTCGCATCCCGGCATCGACCCCATCGGTCTTGCCCGCGCCATCGTGGTCAACGTGCAGAACCTCGGTTCCGGTCGGCGCCCGGTGGGTGCATCCACGATCACGCAGCAGGTCGCCAAGAACTTCCTCCTGAGCGCCGATCAGACGATCGACCGCAAGGTGAAGGAAGCGATTCTCTCGTTTCGCATCGAGCAGGCCTATTCGAAGGACCGCATCCTCGAACTCTATCTGAACGAGATCTTCTTCGGCTACGGCGCCTACGGCATCGCCGGTGCCGCGCTGTCCTATTTCGACAAATCCGTGAATGAGCTGACCATCGCCGAAGCTGCCTACCTCGCGGCACTTCCGAAGGCGCCCTCCAACTATCATCCCTTCCGCCAGACCGAGCGCGCCATCGAGCGCCGCGATTGGGTCGTCGATCGGATGCTCGAGAACGGCTATATCAGCGTGGAGGAGGCGCGCGAGGCGAAGGCATCTCCACTGGGCGTCGAGCCGTCTACCGGCAACTCTACGCTCTTTGCGTCCGATTACTTCGCCGAGGAAGTCCGTCGCCAGATCATCTCACGCTATGGTCAGAATGCCCTTTACGAAGGTGGTCTTTCGGTCCGCACGACGCTCAACCCGCAGATGCACATTGCCGCCCGCCAGGCGCTGCACGACGGCCTGATTGCCTATGACGAAAGCCGCGGCTTCCGCGGCCCGGTCGATACGGTCGATATCTCGGCCGACTGGGGCGTCGCCATGGCGGAAATCAACGAGCTGAGCGATGTTCCGGAATGGAAGCTCGGCGTCGTGCTCGAAGCGAATGACGCGGGTGCCACGATCGGTCTCAAGCCGCGCCCCACGGGCTCCGGCGAAGTCGGTGAGGATCGCGAGACGATCACGCTGCCAGCTGCTGGCATGGAGTGGGCCTACCGCATGAACATCGACGGACAGTCGTCCACCGCGCGCAGCCCGGCAGGCGTCCTCAATCCCGGCGACGTGGTGTTCGTCGAGGAGATGGGTGGCGAGAATGCTGGCTGGCGTCTGCGTCAGCCGCCGGAAGTGCAGGGCGCGCTCGTCGCGATGGACCCGCATACCGGCCGCGTGCTGGCTCTCGCCGGTGGCTTTTCCTACGCCCAGTCGGAGTTCAACCGCGCCACGCAGGCGATGCGCCAGCCCGGCTCGGCCTTCAAGCCGTTCGTATACGCTGCAGCGCTCGACAATGGCTACACGCCGGCGTCGGTGGTGATGGATGCGCCGATCGAAGTGGTGTCCGGCAACGAAGTCTGGCGTCCGAAGAACTACGGTGGCGATGCGGCCGGACCGTCGACACTCCGCCTCGGGATCGAGCGCTCTCGCAATCTGATGACCGTGCGTCTTGCCCAGGATATGGGCATGGACCTTGTTGCCGAGTATTCGGAGCGCTTCGGCATCTATGACAACCTCATGCCCTATCTGCCGATGTCGCTTGGCGCCGGCGAAACCACGGTTCTGAGGCTCGTCAGCGCCTATTCGGTCATCGCGAATGGCGGCAAGGCCATCGAGCCTTCGCTGATCGACCGCGTGCAGGATCGCTACGGTCGGACCGTGTTCCGTCACGAGGAGCGCGTTTGTGAAACCTGCGCTGCCAACGAATGGCAGGGCCAGGAAGAGCCGGTGATCGCCGATAACCGCCAGCAGGTGCTCGACCCGATGACGGCCTATCAGATGACCTCGATGCTGGAAGGCGTCGTGACCCGCGGAACAGCGGCGAGCGCCGTCAATCTCGGCCGTCCGACCGCCGGCAAGACAGGCACGACCAACGAAGAGCGCGATGCGTGGTTCGTAGGCTACACGCCCGACCTCGTGACCGGCGTCTACATGGGCTTCGACAATCCGCGTCCGATGGGCCGTGGGTCGACAGGGGGTGGGCTTGCTGCTCCCATCTTCAACGCTTTCATGAACGACGTGCTCGAAGGCGTCCCACCGGCTGACTTCCGTATCCCCGAAGGCTTGAACCTCATTGCCATCGATCGCCGCACTGGCATGGCATCGAACGGGCAGGGCGGCGACGTGATCATGGAAGCCTTCAAGCCGGGCACTGGCCCTGCTCAGGACTTCTTCGTCATCGGCAATCTGGACAGCTATCAGTCGAGCGAGGAAATCATCCAGTCCTCGCCACAGGCCAATCGTGCCGTCACCTCCGGTGCCGGCGGCCTCTACTGA